Proteins encoded together in one Streptomyces sp. NBC_01216 window:
- a CDS encoding CPBP family intramembrane glutamic endopeptidase, with translation MISVPVRDGEVETGVVSDQRAVAGSFPPEGLPRAVLRSETAIVLALSLGASGVSACISFIGSLTKPGGLKEQAATLNGSYAPGRPWLDLAWQLFGIASALVPVVLVAHLLMREGAGMRAIGFDRTRPWPDLGRGALVAAGIGGAGLAFYLGARAAGFNLTVVPEALPDVWWKYPVLILSALQNAVLEEVVVVGYLLRRLGQLGWTPTAALLASAVLRGSYHLYQGIGGFVGNMVMGVVFVWLYRRWGRVGPLVAAHALLDVVAFVGYGLLAGKVGWLPTG, from the coding sequence ATGATCTCCGTACCCGTACGCGATGGGGAAGTGGAGACAGGTGTGGTGTCGGATCAACGAGCGGTGGCCGGTTCGTTTCCTCCCGAAGGGCTACCGCGCGCCGTGCTGCGGTCCGAGACGGCCATCGTGCTGGCGCTGTCCCTCGGGGCGAGCGGGGTGTCGGCCTGCATCAGCTTCATCGGATCACTGACCAAGCCCGGTGGACTCAAGGAGCAGGCGGCCACGCTCAACGGCTCGTACGCGCCCGGCCGGCCCTGGCTCGACCTCGCCTGGCAGTTGTTCGGCATCGCGTCCGCTCTGGTGCCGGTCGTCCTCGTCGCGCACCTGCTGATGCGCGAAGGTGCCGGGATGCGTGCGATCGGCTTCGACCGGACCAGGCCGTGGCCCGATCTGGGACGGGGGGCGCTGGTCGCCGCCGGGATCGGCGGCGCCGGGCTCGCGTTCTATCTGGGCGCGCGGGCCGCCGGGTTCAACCTGACCGTCGTGCCGGAGGCGCTGCCGGACGTCTGGTGGAAGTATCCGGTGCTCATCCTCTCGGCGCTCCAGAACGCCGTACTCGAGGAGGTCGTCGTCGTCGGCTATCTGCTGCGCAGACTGGGCCAGTTGGGCTGGACTCCGACGGCCGCGCTACTGGCGAGCGCGGTGCTGCGCGGCTCGTACCACCTGTACCAGGGCATCGGCGGGTTCGTCGGCAACATGGTCATGGGCGTCGTCTTCGTGTGGCTCTACCGGCGCTGGGGACGCGTCGGTCCGCTGGTGGCGGCGCACGCGCTGCTGGACGTCGTCGCCTTCGTCGGGTACGGCCTGCTCGCCGGGAAGGTCGGCTGGCTGCCCACCGGGTAG
- a CDS encoding glutamate-cysteine ligase family protein, which translates to MGEKVVADGFALSDRQRYRRKLQQCLAALARLLDERRFDRPRNLIGLEIELNLAGSDGMPRMVNGAVLERIASSDFQTELGMFNLEVNIAPHRIGGRVFDRLAEELRIGLGYADRKAREVDSGVVMIGILPTLAQDDLVFENLSDVDRYTLLNDQIVSARGEDFTLDIQGVERLACTSTSIVPEAACTSVQLHLQVTPGRFSAVWNAAQATAAVQTAIGANSPFLFGRELWRESRPPLFQQATDTRPPELQTQGVRPRTWFGERWVDSVYDLFEENLRYFPALLPICDEEDPLRVLEEGGVPRLQELVLHNGTVYRWNRPVYGWVDGVPHLRVENRVLPAGPTVTDVVANAAFYYGLVRTLAEEPRPLWKRLPFEDAAANFDAACRHGVEAELRWPRPGRSGGVAAVPATRLVLDELLPMAAAGLDAWHIEPVDRDFYLGVIEERCRRRTNGASWQADTFHKALGTGLDRTAALAAMTRRYAELMYQGEPVHTWPVGID; encoded by the coding sequence ATGGGGGAGAAGGTCGTGGCAGACGGGTTCGCCCTGTCCGATCGACAGCGCTACCGCAGAAAGCTCCAGCAGTGCCTGGCGGCTCTCGCCAGGCTGCTGGACGAGCGGAGGTTCGACCGCCCGCGGAATCTGATCGGCCTGGAGATCGAACTCAATCTGGCCGGCTCCGACGGTATGCCACGGATGGTCAATGGAGCCGTCCTGGAGCGCATCGCGAGCTCGGATTTCCAGACGGAACTGGGAATGTTCAACCTCGAAGTGAACATCGCCCCGCACCGGATCGGCGGCCGGGTATTCGACCGGCTCGCGGAGGAGCTCAGGATCGGCCTGGGATATGCCGACCGCAAGGCCCGCGAAGTCGACTCGGGCGTCGTCATGATCGGAATTCTGCCGACGCTCGCACAGGACGACCTCGTCTTCGAGAACCTTTCGGACGTCGACCGGTACACCCTCCTCAACGACCAGATCGTGTCGGCACGCGGCGAGGACTTCACCCTCGACATACAAGGAGTGGAGCGGCTCGCCTGTACGTCGACGTCGATCGTCCCCGAGGCGGCCTGCACCTCCGTCCAACTGCATCTCCAGGTCACCCCGGGAAGGTTCTCCGCGGTCTGGAACGCGGCGCAGGCCACGGCAGCGGTCCAGACGGCGATCGGCGCCAACTCGCCCTTCCTCTTCGGCCGCGAGCTGTGGAGGGAGTCCCGGCCCCCGCTCTTCCAGCAGGCCACGGACACCCGGCCGCCGGAACTCCAGACGCAGGGGGTACGCCCGCGTACCTGGTTCGGGGAGCGGTGGGTCGACTCCGTGTACGACCTCTTCGAGGAGAACCTGCGGTACTTCCCGGCACTGCTGCCGATCTGCGACGAGGAGGACCCGCTGCGCGTCCTGGAGGAGGGCGGGGTGCCGCGGCTCCAGGAGCTCGTCCTGCACAACGGCACGGTCTACCGGTGGAACCGTCCGGTGTACGGCTGGGTGGACGGCGTCCCGCACCTCCGGGTGGAGAACCGGGTCCTGCCGGCCGGCCCGACGGTCACCGACGTGGTCGCCAACGCGGCGTTCTACTACGGACTGGTGCGCACCCTGGCCGAGGAGCCCCGTCCGCTGTGGAAGCGGCTGCCGTTCGAGGACGCGGCGGCGAACTTCGACGCGGCCTGCCGACACGGCGTCGAGGCCGAACTTCGCTGGCCTCGGCCGGGCCGCTCGGGCGGGGTGGCCGCCGTTCCGGCCACGCGGCTGGTCCTCGACGAACTGCTGCCGATGGCCGCGGCGGGCCTGGACGCCTGGCACATCGAACCCGTGGACCGCGACTTCTACCTGGGAGTGATCGAGGAGCGGTGCCGCCGCCGGACCAACGGTGCCTCCTGGCAGGCGGACACCTTCCACAAGGCGCTGGGAACGGGACTCGACCGCACGGCGGCCCTCGCGGCGATGACGCGGCGCTACGCCGAGCTGATGTACCAGGGCGAGCCGGTACACACCTGGCCGGTGGGGATCGACTGA